In Syngnathus acus chromosome 5, fSynAcu1.2, whole genome shotgun sequence, a genomic segment contains:
- the nisch gene encoding nischarin isoform X4: MEPVPFSEELSERKVCIVGSELVENYTVYIIEVLDGEHKWTVKHRYSDFHDLHEKLVAENKVDRHLLPPKKMLGKNSKSLVERRQKELELYLQALLQQFPEATPTPLAAFLHFNLYEINGITAALAEELFHKGEELLAAGKVFSLRPLQLHAVSQQLRLAKPTCCNGDAKTDLGHILDFACRLRYLKICGTSGPVGSSNILERNLPFELSFFKSLLQVEISECAAQQIGGLSSLRSSLLTLNIHHSTDSMMLLLVPEASEFPQWEAEGSERGCPVTAVVPRWRNLTTLDMSHNAIGTIDGSVKLIPEVEFLDLSHNCLSSVENLQHLYNLVHVDLSYNKLCILEGAHTRLGNIKTLSLAGNQLERLTGLSKLYSLVHLDLSHNQLAQLEEIKNIGSLPCLEKINLSSNPICIIPDYRTKVLAQFGDRAAEVCLDGQVTTEKELDTVEVLKAIQKAKEVKDRMSSSDKKK; encoded by the exons ATGGAACCTGTCCCGTTCAGTGAGGAGCTGTCGGAAAGAAAAGTGTGCATTGTCGGCTCGGAGTTGGTGGAAAATTACACG GTGTACATCATTGAAGTTTTGGATGGAGAGCACAAGTGGACGGTAAAGCATCGCTACAGCGACTTCCATGACCTCCATGAGAAG TTGGTAGCGGAGAACAAAGTGGACCGGCATCTGCTCCCGCCCAAGAAGATGCTGGGCAAGAACTCCAAGAGCTTGGTGGAGCGTCGGCAGAAGGAGCTAGAACTTTACCTGCAGGCGCTGCTCCAGCAATTCCCGGAGGCCACGCCCACTCCCCTCGCTGCATTTCTTCACTTTAACCTATAC GAGATCAACGGCATCACGGCCGCGTTAGCCGAGGAGTTGTTCCATAAAG GCGAAGAGTTGCTGGCCGCTGGCAAGGTGTTCTCCCTACGGCCACTGCAGCTCCACGCCGTCTCCCAGCAGCTGCGTCTGGCCAAGCCCACGTGCTGCAACGGCGACGCCAAGACCGACCTGGGTCACATCTTGGACTTCGCCTGCCGGCTGCGCTACCTCAAG ATCTGCGGCACCAGTGGCCCAGTCGGAAGCAGCAACATCCTGGAGAGGAATCTGCCCTTTGAGCTGTCTTTTTTCAAGTCACTGCTTCAGGTTGAG ATCAGCGAATGCGCAGCTCAGCAAATTGGGGGTTTGTCATCTCTGAGGTCCAGCCTGCTCACTCTGAATATCCACCACTCCACAGACAGCATGATG CTGCTCCTCGTTCCGGAAGCCAGCGAGTTCCCTCAGTGGGAAGCCGAGGGCTCGGAGCGTGGCTGCCCCGTGACCGCCGTGGTGCCGCGCTGGCGCAACCTGACCACGCTGGACATGAGCCACAACGCCATCGGCACCATCGACGGCTCAGTG AAACTGATTCCAGAGGTGGAGTTTCTTGATCTGAGCCACAATTGTCTTTCCTCGGTGGAAAACCTTCAG CATCTGTACAATCTAGTCCACGTGGATTTGTCCTacaacaaattgtgcatcctGGAGGGGGCTCATACGCGGCTGGGCAACATCAAGACACTCAGCCTGGCTGGCAACCAGCTGGAGCGGCTCACGGGCCTCAGCAAGCTCTACTCGCTGGTCCACCTGGACCTCAGCCACAACCAACTAGCTCAA TTGGAGGAAATCAAGAACATCGGCTCGCTGCCGTGCCTAGAGAAGATCAACCTTTCCTCCAATCCAATTTGCATCATCCCTGACTACAGAACCAAAGTCCTGGCCCAGTTTGGAGACCGAGCAGCAGAG GTGTGTCTGGATGGTCAAGTGACCACAGAGAAGGAGTTGGACACGGTGGAGGTGTTGAAAGCCATTCAGAAAGCCAAAGAAGTCAAAGACCGCATGAGCAGCAGCGACAAGAAG AAATGA
- the nisch gene encoding nischarin isoform X3, protein MEPVPFSEELSERKVCIVGSELVENYTVYIIEVLDGEHKWTVKHRYSDFHDLHEKLVAENKVDRHLLPPKKMLGKNSKSLVERRQKELELYLQALLQQFPEATPTPLAAFLHFNLYEINGITAALAEELFHKGEELLAAGKVFSLRPLQLHAVSQQLRLAKPTCCNGDAKTDLGHILDFACRLRYLKICGTSGPVGSSNILERNLPFELSFFKSLLQVEISECAAQQIGGLSSLRSSLLTLNIHHSTDSMMLLLVPEASEFPQWEAEGSERGCPVTAVVPRWRNLTTLDMSHNAIGTIDGSVKLIPEVEFLDLSHNCLSSVENLQHLYNLVHVDLSYNKLCILEGAHTRLGNIKTLSLAGNQLERLTGLSKLYSLVHLDLSHNQLAQLEEIKNIGSLPCLEKINLSSNPICIIPDYRTKVLAQFGDRAAEVCLDGQVTTEKELDTVEVLKAIQKAKEVKDRMSSSDKKISEETGLSAAAPPLPPSPSSSSSTPFSSSRCTSFVAPHCLTSAPASSCTSRELLP, encoded by the exons ATGGAACCTGTCCCGTTCAGTGAGGAGCTGTCGGAAAGAAAAGTGTGCATTGTCGGCTCGGAGTTGGTGGAAAATTACACG GTGTACATCATTGAAGTTTTGGATGGAGAGCACAAGTGGACGGTAAAGCATCGCTACAGCGACTTCCATGACCTCCATGAGAAG TTGGTAGCGGAGAACAAAGTGGACCGGCATCTGCTCCCGCCCAAGAAGATGCTGGGCAAGAACTCCAAGAGCTTGGTGGAGCGTCGGCAGAAGGAGCTAGAACTTTACCTGCAGGCGCTGCTCCAGCAATTCCCGGAGGCCACGCCCACTCCCCTCGCTGCATTTCTTCACTTTAACCTATAC GAGATCAACGGCATCACGGCCGCGTTAGCCGAGGAGTTGTTCCATAAAG GCGAAGAGTTGCTGGCCGCTGGCAAGGTGTTCTCCCTACGGCCACTGCAGCTCCACGCCGTCTCCCAGCAGCTGCGTCTGGCCAAGCCCACGTGCTGCAACGGCGACGCCAAGACCGACCTGGGTCACATCTTGGACTTCGCCTGCCGGCTGCGCTACCTCAAG ATCTGCGGCACCAGTGGCCCAGTCGGAAGCAGCAACATCCTGGAGAGGAATCTGCCCTTTGAGCTGTCTTTTTTCAAGTCACTGCTTCAGGTTGAG ATCAGCGAATGCGCAGCTCAGCAAATTGGGGGTTTGTCATCTCTGAGGTCCAGCCTGCTCACTCTGAATATCCACCACTCCACAGACAGCATGATG CTGCTCCTCGTTCCGGAAGCCAGCGAGTTCCCTCAGTGGGAAGCCGAGGGCTCGGAGCGTGGCTGCCCCGTGACCGCCGTGGTGCCGCGCTGGCGCAACCTGACCACGCTGGACATGAGCCACAACGCCATCGGCACCATCGACGGCTCAGTG AAACTGATTCCAGAGGTGGAGTTTCTTGATCTGAGCCACAATTGTCTTTCCTCGGTGGAAAACCTTCAG CATCTGTACAATCTAGTCCACGTGGATTTGTCCTacaacaaattgtgcatcctGGAGGGGGCTCATACGCGGCTGGGCAACATCAAGACACTCAGCCTGGCTGGCAACCAGCTGGAGCGGCTCACGGGCCTCAGCAAGCTCTACTCGCTGGTCCACCTGGACCTCAGCCACAACCAACTAGCTCAA TTGGAGGAAATCAAGAACATCGGCTCGCTGCCGTGCCTAGAGAAGATCAACCTTTCCTCCAATCCAATTTGCATCATCCCTGACTACAGAACCAAAGTCCTGGCCCAGTTTGGAGACCGAGCAGCAGAG GTGTGTCTGGATGGTCAAGTGACCACAGAGAAGGAGTTGGACACGGTGGAGGTGTTGAAAGCCATTCAGAAAGCCAAAGAAGTCAAAGACCGCATGAGCAGCAGCGACAAGAAG ATCAGTGAGGAGACCGGGCTGTCTGCTGCTGCAcctcctctccctccctccccctcctcctcttcatctactcccttctcttcctctcGCTGCACCTCTTTTGTTGCCCCTCATTGTCTCACCTCTGCGCCAGCCTCTTCCTGCACCAGCCGAG AGCTCCTGCCCTGA
- the nisch gene encoding nischarin isoform X1 yields MEPVPFSEELSERKVCIVGSELVENYTVYIIEVLDGEHKWTVKHRYSDFHDLHEKLVAENKVDRHLLPPKKMLGKNSKSLVERRQKELELYLQALLQQFPEATPTPLAAFLHFNLYEINGITAALAEELFHKGEELLAAGKVFSLRPLQLHAVSQQLRLAKPTCCNGDAKTDLGHILDFACRLRYLKICGTSGPVGSSNILERNLPFELSFFKSLLQVEISECAAQQIGGLSSLRSSLLTLNIHHSTDSMMLLLVPEASEFPQWEAEGSERGCPVTAVVPRWRNLTTLDMSHNAIGTIDGSVKLIPEVEFLDLSHNCLSSVENLQHLYNLVHVDLSYNKLCILEGAHTRLGNIKTLSLAGNQLERLTGLSKLYSLVHLDLSHNQLAQLEEIKNIGSLPCLEKINLSSNPICIIPDYRTKVLAQFGDRAAEVCLDGQVTTEKELDTVEVLKAIQKAKEVKDRMSSSDKKISEETGLSAAAPPLPPSPSSSSSTPFSSSRCTSFVAPHCLTSAPASSCTSREMTSREEAAVPPTILPFPTSSDSRLLPADTTQVGDAAIHHKAPANMVTCCPCSSSCCSSSSSLPEVTCPSCSATWCPLLTSRLLSLTVTDRLFTGLLSMRLHAALKEPDERIVEAEEEEEKDEEVYPSREVSSHVEGTQVDGPLSGDGYFEMGLDDSVQDPSRHPAGPSVGPSDPCDEERQQETVNRVLWCYCLKLEEETQEVEQSVVCVVLTDQRLCLLRLSHDSKGNILDADEDQSASTKALVSRLEVALLLPYSQLLLSSHAELPASCLALEPQNGAARFYLFSEALELLRTRAELQRLTQLTQVAETPHLLPRSLLNSWEAEESHEAQGGYLSFLLPPSPSSTPHHLSYTEELPSLLFLTHRHLWVLKMDVREIAEKERSTAGLHQAPCRLVRVPLSSVVLHPIQRTQTEKVTSGKSCRHPKHHCRLSHTAEMLLAGGSLLLLFPLAQDKSNFLGELSRRRVALEGPKMVALPLPCRCRPHSCEVVQGHSRNAVEKCCCCARAYSTSSSSRPRLEANQPSLHLTQSLSPGLKLLAGLDAEQLLTYFRRHIAHSEEDEVRHVLWLSAVLYAAPETELACCLFLSTDSIYFLLEDSTATRHCLAETDMSICPDPNVRLCCCLTIRLADLLSVNVGLFDQYFRLVGPSAKHIVSCLSRDSYGTGVFLQELMSALSLQQKLPTPEPSEQDFYSQFTSTSSGKMQNYELVHSSRVKFIYPSEEEMGDLTFIVAERKTPSSSSSLSSRSFNVLLYLLVFQVQFANGQACDTSPVLQPRTLILTSTDVFLLDEDYVSYPLPDFAKEPPSRERYRLREARRIRDLDRVLLGYQMYPQALTLVFDDLPGPDLLCHLTMDHFGAEGKDPPPPSAQCGGAEGEVQWCVFVPGADGRERLISMLARQWEALCSRELPVELTG; encoded by the exons ATGGAACCTGTCCCGTTCAGTGAGGAGCTGTCGGAAAGAAAAGTGTGCATTGTCGGCTCGGAGTTGGTGGAAAATTACACG GTGTACATCATTGAAGTTTTGGATGGAGAGCACAAGTGGACGGTAAAGCATCGCTACAGCGACTTCCATGACCTCCATGAGAAG TTGGTAGCGGAGAACAAAGTGGACCGGCATCTGCTCCCGCCCAAGAAGATGCTGGGCAAGAACTCCAAGAGCTTGGTGGAGCGTCGGCAGAAGGAGCTAGAACTTTACCTGCAGGCGCTGCTCCAGCAATTCCCGGAGGCCACGCCCACTCCCCTCGCTGCATTTCTTCACTTTAACCTATAC GAGATCAACGGCATCACGGCCGCGTTAGCCGAGGAGTTGTTCCATAAAG GCGAAGAGTTGCTGGCCGCTGGCAAGGTGTTCTCCCTACGGCCACTGCAGCTCCACGCCGTCTCCCAGCAGCTGCGTCTGGCCAAGCCCACGTGCTGCAACGGCGACGCCAAGACCGACCTGGGTCACATCTTGGACTTCGCCTGCCGGCTGCGCTACCTCAAG ATCTGCGGCACCAGTGGCCCAGTCGGAAGCAGCAACATCCTGGAGAGGAATCTGCCCTTTGAGCTGTCTTTTTTCAAGTCACTGCTTCAGGTTGAG ATCAGCGAATGCGCAGCTCAGCAAATTGGGGGTTTGTCATCTCTGAGGTCCAGCCTGCTCACTCTGAATATCCACCACTCCACAGACAGCATGATG CTGCTCCTCGTTCCGGAAGCCAGCGAGTTCCCTCAGTGGGAAGCCGAGGGCTCGGAGCGTGGCTGCCCCGTGACCGCCGTGGTGCCGCGCTGGCGCAACCTGACCACGCTGGACATGAGCCACAACGCCATCGGCACCATCGACGGCTCAGTG AAACTGATTCCAGAGGTGGAGTTTCTTGATCTGAGCCACAATTGTCTTTCCTCGGTGGAAAACCTTCAG CATCTGTACAATCTAGTCCACGTGGATTTGTCCTacaacaaattgtgcatcctGGAGGGGGCTCATACGCGGCTGGGCAACATCAAGACACTCAGCCTGGCTGGCAACCAGCTGGAGCGGCTCACGGGCCTCAGCAAGCTCTACTCGCTGGTCCACCTGGACCTCAGCCACAACCAACTAGCTCAA TTGGAGGAAATCAAGAACATCGGCTCGCTGCCGTGCCTAGAGAAGATCAACCTTTCCTCCAATCCAATTTGCATCATCCCTGACTACAGAACCAAAGTCCTGGCCCAGTTTGGAGACCGAGCAGCAGAG GTGTGTCTGGATGGTCAAGTGACCACAGAGAAGGAGTTGGACACGGTGGAGGTGTTGAAAGCCATTCAGAAAGCCAAAGAAGTCAAAGACCGCATGAGCAGCAGCGACAAGAAG ATCAGTGAGGAGACCGGGCTGTCTGCTGCTGCAcctcctctccctccctccccctcctcctcttcatctactcccttctcttcctctcGCTGCACCTCTTTTGTTGCCCCTCATTGTCTCACCTCTGCGCCAGCCTCTTCCTGCACCAGCCGAG AAATGACGAGCCGAGAAGAAGCCGCCGTTCCGCCGACCATCCTGCCTTTCCCGACTTCCTCCGATTCGCGCCTCTTGCCTGCTGACACCACCCAG GTTGGAGACGCTGCCATCCATCACAAAGCCCCTGCCAACATGGTCACATG TTGCCcgtgctcctcctcctgctgctcttcctcctctagTCTGCCTGAAGTTACCTGCCCGAGCTGCAGCGCCACCTGGTGTCCTCTGCTCACCTCTCGTCTCCTCTCCCTCACCGTCACCGACCGGCTTTTCACAGGCCTGCTGTCCATGCGCCTCCACGCCGCCCTCAAGGAGCCGGACGAGAGGATTGTGGaagccgaggaggaggaggagaaggatgaGGAAGTATACCCATCCAGAGAGGTTTCATCCCACGTGGAGGGCACGCAAGTGGATGGTCCGCTCTCCGGGGATGGCTACTTTGAAATGGGACTAGATGATTCCGTTCAGGACCCGTCTCGTCATCCCGCCGGGCCCAGTGTTGGTCCCTCCGACCCATGCGATGAGGAGCGGCAGCAAGAGACTGTCAACAGAGTGCTTTGGTGCTATTGTCTTAAGCTGGAAGAGGAGACGCAGGAGGTGGAACAGAGCGTAGTGTGCGTGGTGCTGACGGACCAACGTTTGTGCTTGCTGCGCTTGTCACACGATAGCAAAGGGAACATTCTGGATGCAG ATGAAGACCAGAGTGCGTCCACAAAGGCTCTTGTGTCTAGGCTTGAGGTGGCCCTCCTGCTACCCTACTCCCAGCTGCTGCTTTCCTCACACGCCGAGCTTCCTGCCTCCTGTCTGGCCTTGGAGCCCCAGAATGGTGCTGCCCGCTTTTACCTTTTCTCCGAGGCCCTGGAGCTCCTGAGAACCAGGGCTGAGCTGCAGAGACTGACGCAGCTCACACAGGTAGCAGAGACTCCTCATCTCCTACCCCGCTCCCTCCTGAACTCCTGGGAAGCAGAGGAGAGTCACGAAGCTCAGGGAGGCTACCTCAGCTTCCTCTTGCCCCCCTCTCCCTCTTCCACCCCGCACCACCTGTCGTACACCGAGGAGCTCCCGtcgctcctcttcctcacccACCGACACCTTTGGGTGCTAAAGATGGATGTCAGAGAGATTGCGGAGAAAGAGCGCAGTACTGCTGGCCTTCATCAGGCTCCGTGCAGGCTGGTCCGCGTACCCCTCAGCTCTGTGGTGCTTCACCCCATTCAGAGAACTCAGACTGAAAAGGTGACCAGTGGGAAGTCCTGCCGCCACCCTAAACACCACTGCAG ATTGAGCCACACGGCGGAGATGCTGCTGGCCGGTGGGagtctgctgctgctcttccCGCTTGCCCAGGACAAGAGCAACTTCTTGGGCGAGCTGAGTCGGCGGAGAGTGGCTCTGGAAGGGCCGAAGATGGTGGCGCTGCCACTCCCGTGCAGATGCCGGCCACACTCGTGTGAGGTCGTGCAAG GTCACAGTAGAAATGCTGTTGAGAAGTGCTGTTGTTGTGCAAGAGCGTACAGCACCAGCAG CTCGTCTCGTCCCCGACTGGAAGCAAACCAGCCATCCCTCCACCTCACCCAGAGTCTGTCCCCAGGGCTTAAGCTCCTGGCTGGGCTTGATGCGGAGCAGCTGCTGACATACTTCCGCAGGCACATAGCACAC tCCGAGGAGGACGAGGTTCGACATGTCTTGTGGCTGTCCGCCGTCCTCTACGCCGCGCCGGAGACGGAACTGGCCTGCTGCCTCTTCCTGTCCACAGACAGCATCTACTTCCTCTTGGAAGACTCTACTGCCACTCGCCACTGCCTCGCAG AAACGGACATGAGCATTTGTCCGGATCCAAACGTGCGCCTTTGCTGCTGCTTGACCATCCGACTCGCCGATCTGCTCTCTGTCAACGTGGGCTTGTTCGATCAGTACTTCAGGCTTGTAG GACCCTCGGCCAAGCACATTGTTTCCTGCCTGAGCAGAGACAGTTATGGCACAGGAGTCTTCCTGCAGGAGCTGATGTCCGCGCTGAGTCTGCAGCAGAAGCTTCCTACTCCAGAGCCCTCCGAGCAGGACTTCTACTCGCAGTTTACAAGCACCAGCTCAG GCAAGATGCAGAACTACGAGCTGGTCCACAGCAGCAGGGTGAAGTTCATCTACCCCAGCGAGGAGGAGATGGGGGACCTGACTTTCATCGTGGCTGAGAGGAAGacgccctcctcctcttcgtctTTGTCCTCGCGTTCCTTTAACGTGCTACTTTACCTGCTGGTGTTTCag GTTCAGTTTGCCAACGGTCAGGCCTGCGACACATCTCCTGTCCTCCAACCCCGGACGCTGATACTGACCAGCACGGATGTTTTCCTCTTGGACGAAGACTACGTCAGTTATCCTCTTCCGGACTTTGCCAAGGAGCCGCCGTCCAG GGAACGTTACCGGTTGCGGGAAGCGCGGCGGATCCGCGACTTAGACCGGGTTCTCCTCGGCTACCAGATGTACCCTCAGGCCCTGACGCTGGTGTTCGACGACCTGCCGGGCCCGGACCTGCTGTGCCACCTCACCATGGACCACTTTGGGGCAGAGGGCAAGGATCCGCCCCCGCCTTCGGCACAATGCGGGGGTGCCGAGGGTGAGGTGCAGTGGTGCGTCTTTGTGCCGGGAGCCGACGGCCGCGAGAGACTCATCTCCATGCTGGCTCGCCAGTGGGAGGCGCTGTGTAGCCGAGAGCTTCCTGTGGAGCTCACCGGCTGA
- the nisch gene encoding nischarin isoform X5 — protein sequence MEPVPFSEELSERKVCIVGSELVENYTVYIIEVLDGEHKWTVKHRYSDFHDLHEKLVAENKVDRHLLPPKKMLGKNSKSLVERRQKELELYLQALLQQFPEATPTPLAAFLHFNLYEINGITAALAEELFHKGEELLAAGKVFSLRPLQLHAVSQQLRLAKPTCCNGDAKTDLGHILDFACRLRYLKICGTSGPVGSSNILERNLPFELSFFKSLLQVEISECAAQQIGGLSSLRSSLLTLNIHHSTDSMMLLLVPEASEFPQWEAEGSERGCPVTAVVPRWRNLTTLDMSHNAIGTIDGSVKLIPEVEFLDLSHNCLSSVENLQHLYNLVHVDLSYNKLCILEGAHTRLGNIKTLSLAGNQLERLTGLSKLYSLVHLDLSHNQLAQLEEIKNIGSLPCLEKINLSSNPICIIPDYRTKVLAQFGDRAAEVCLDGQVTTEKELDTVEVLKAIQKAKEVKDRMSSSDKK from the exons ATGGAACCTGTCCCGTTCAGTGAGGAGCTGTCGGAAAGAAAAGTGTGCATTGTCGGCTCGGAGTTGGTGGAAAATTACACG GTGTACATCATTGAAGTTTTGGATGGAGAGCACAAGTGGACGGTAAAGCATCGCTACAGCGACTTCCATGACCTCCATGAGAAG TTGGTAGCGGAGAACAAAGTGGACCGGCATCTGCTCCCGCCCAAGAAGATGCTGGGCAAGAACTCCAAGAGCTTGGTGGAGCGTCGGCAGAAGGAGCTAGAACTTTACCTGCAGGCGCTGCTCCAGCAATTCCCGGAGGCCACGCCCACTCCCCTCGCTGCATTTCTTCACTTTAACCTATAC GAGATCAACGGCATCACGGCCGCGTTAGCCGAGGAGTTGTTCCATAAAG GCGAAGAGTTGCTGGCCGCTGGCAAGGTGTTCTCCCTACGGCCACTGCAGCTCCACGCCGTCTCCCAGCAGCTGCGTCTGGCCAAGCCCACGTGCTGCAACGGCGACGCCAAGACCGACCTGGGTCACATCTTGGACTTCGCCTGCCGGCTGCGCTACCTCAAG ATCTGCGGCACCAGTGGCCCAGTCGGAAGCAGCAACATCCTGGAGAGGAATCTGCCCTTTGAGCTGTCTTTTTTCAAGTCACTGCTTCAGGTTGAG ATCAGCGAATGCGCAGCTCAGCAAATTGGGGGTTTGTCATCTCTGAGGTCCAGCCTGCTCACTCTGAATATCCACCACTCCACAGACAGCATGATG CTGCTCCTCGTTCCGGAAGCCAGCGAGTTCCCTCAGTGGGAAGCCGAGGGCTCGGAGCGTGGCTGCCCCGTGACCGCCGTGGTGCCGCGCTGGCGCAACCTGACCACGCTGGACATGAGCCACAACGCCATCGGCACCATCGACGGCTCAGTG AAACTGATTCCAGAGGTGGAGTTTCTTGATCTGAGCCACAATTGTCTTTCCTCGGTGGAAAACCTTCAG CATCTGTACAATCTAGTCCACGTGGATTTGTCCTacaacaaattgtgcatcctGGAGGGGGCTCATACGCGGCTGGGCAACATCAAGACACTCAGCCTGGCTGGCAACCAGCTGGAGCGGCTCACGGGCCTCAGCAAGCTCTACTCGCTGGTCCACCTGGACCTCAGCCACAACCAACTAGCTCAA TTGGAGGAAATCAAGAACATCGGCTCGCTGCCGTGCCTAGAGAAGATCAACCTTTCCTCCAATCCAATTTGCATCATCCCTGACTACAGAACCAAAGTCCTGGCCCAGTTTGGAGACCGAGCAGCAGAG GTGTGTCTGGATGGTCAAGTGACCACAGAGAAGGAGTTGGACACGGTGGAGGTGTTGAAAGCCATTCAGAAAGCCAAAGAAGTCAAAGACCGCATGAGCAGCAGCGACAAGAAG TGA